One Populus nigra chromosome 16, ddPopNigr1.1, whole genome shotgun sequence genomic window, AAGGAAATGTGAGATAAGTAACAGCTATGATGCTACGGGTCAGTAAACTGATATATGATACTGAGACTTCCAATAGGGGGGGAATACAGAGCATGTTAAGCTCACCTTGCAAAGCATCCATGGAAGTGGCAGCGTGTGCAGGACTCAAAAAGTCAACAAAACAGAGTACCAACGGATCTCCCCCAGGCTGCACATTTTAACAACCAGTGAATTCACTAATGTGCTATAACATTGACCCAGCAAATactaaaacaatgaaaatcgATAATGATAATCgtattgataataataactaGGATAAACAGACTCACATGTCTTGATTCCTTGCTTACAAGTCTCACTTCTTTGTAGCCAACAAAAGGGCGAAAGATATCTGTTAATCCCAAGTGAAGGAACATAAAACAGATGGGAAAAGATACCAGGGTACTGAAATTACATATGGAAGGCTAGGAAACAAAAATTGAAGGTAAAAGGGCCAAGCAATACTGTCATTACAAATGGAAAACAATCAAAGGATACGGGAAACTTCCCGACGTGTACAATCAGAAGGCAAGCCCTCCACAAAAAGTGTGCTGCTAGCATCAGGAGGAAGGGAAACCTCAGATCTTCCACTTCCTGTTCGCATTGACCTGTCTTTTACACTAGACCCTGGGTCCATGGACCCCATACTTACCATGCGCAGATCATCAACAGGACGAACAGGCACCCCACTTATGGCTCTAGCAGACTGTCCCCCACCGTAAGATGAAATTGTCTAAAACATTCATTCAATTACTCAGATAGGTTTAATCAGGAGCCAACCAAGAAAGATAGAATTGAggttaaaaaatgaaacaagaCCACCATTATCAAAGACATTAGCAGCTAACAACATGTAACTTAAGAAGAATtttgaacataattaatttagacaCCTTTTGGGTatctattattttcttattaaatccAGATCATGACCTTGTTTTGGCATTACAATTTGGTTTCATTTGTTCAACATTCTTCAATGCCCGTATAAAAGCACCTCAGCATGACATTCAACATAGGCTTTCATTGATGGGTCAAATAAACAGAAGTACTGTTTGTTctgccccccctcccccccccccccccaattcaCTTGATTTGACATGAAAAGAGATAAAGAATAACCAAGTACCCCACTATGCAAGTAACGGTCATAGGATGCTCCAATGGAGTCCGAATCTCTAATTACACGAAGAGCTCCTCTATCATCATCACGGGAATAATAACTGGATAGGTCACGGCCACTGGGTACATCTACAAGATCAAGAATGTATGCCAACAAGAaataaaccatcagaagaacAACCAAGGAACATACAGcatgaaaaagcataaaaacaGAGCTAACATGTGagtgaaaataaaacaatctatagaaaacaaaaggctcatAAACTGGTTTTTTCAACATAGAATTCAATAAGAACCGTAGATTACTACATGGCAGAGAATCAAATTGCTGAAATGACCAAGGCTGCACTAAAAAGGCAGAAAATAAACATAGAAATCCACCAATTTTGAGACTTTTTAAGAGCTCCAGTTAATATGTAAAGGAAatggtaaaacaaaaaaactcagtaagaggaaaaaatcaagaaggaagatttcttttacttgaatataAACCCAAAAGACGATAAAttatccaaaaacataaatttcccATGTTATAACGCACCAACATCATAAAGGCCTCTAAAACCAACAGCAAAATTAATGAAAAGGATCAATCCTTTCAGCTTCCCTTTcctttcaaaaacaattaacacAAAGCTTTCAGCCCCATTACCAAACCCATGATTAAGCAGGAAATTATACACGTAAATCAACAAATACAAGGCACAGAATGTTaagaggaacaaaaaaaaaacggttTGCAAGCAGGAAAAGTAGAAGCTTTAAtagagaattaaaaagaaataaatattaattttgaagtcaTACCGTAATCGGAGCGAGGGCGTTTTCCAGTGAGAGAAGGCATAGACTGCGGTTGCGGCTGCCGTGAGTCGCCGGCGTATCTCCAGTAACTATCCGCCATGTCTTAGAAAAAAGAGCAGGGGAGATGGGATATTAAGAGAACTGAAACTGGAATTGATATCATTACAAGAACAGGAAGTTaacttagattttattttctttggtaAATTATATCTTCACCCCTAAAGTTTGGAATCCCCATTGTCATCTTTGATGTTTCCCAATATTCTCAATTTGACCCCTAAGTAAGTGTTGCCAATAATTTACttcaaagagagaaaatagtttaagaaataaaaaaacatatttctatcttcttcttcttcttcttcttctttttttatagatttgagagtaagatttattattattattattgatttgagAATGTATAAATAGTGATACTCACAAATCATAATATATGCGCGCGCGAAAAGTTTTATACACGGTTTATTAAACTCTAGTTCAATTTatataagtaaaatataataaaaacatgtaaaaattgaaaggaaaaaaaatagacttacttggttttcttataattttgtttatttcaagataaaaatcaaacattattttataatcttattagcgatataatttaattcattaaacaAACATTTTAACCAATTATTCTGTTTAAGATATAAATTTAGATGATCAATTGATTAAAAGGAGGGAAgaatatagaattaaaaaggAATTGAAATCTCTTTAAAGCATCTCAAACTCAACCAATAAATTCAATATACTTAAATTATAGTTAGCATGTACTTAAGGAATAACAGAGCATTGCTTGCTAATTAATGCAATAAAGATAACTAGAATTAGAGAACTTGTAAATCGCAAGAAATCAAGTTCATCTTccacttttccttttcttgccCCACAAGTCATCTTGATGCAATCACTACTTAATCATAAACAACTTTCCTCTCTTTTGAttccaaaacttttttttttcttgctgcaATTTGTTTAGATGAGATTCCGAGTATCTTTCCAAATCTCTTACAACCTTGTTttgatagaaaaagaagaagatacaagcATCTATGGTGTTGTTCCCAAGTAACCTTGTCAGCTGGGACATAGAAGTCAACCCATGTCACCATTGGTGGACAAATCatggattttataattttagtccCTAGGCTTTATCCATTTATAACTTGGTCTCTCAAGTTTATAAATCTATTTATCTTAgtgtctgtttgtttttgcgtttgaaaaatatttttgaaaaaaaataaatttttttatatttttctttacttcaaattaatattttttggtgttttaaaattattttaatgagttaatatcaaaaaaaataaaaaataaaaaaatattattttgatatatttccaaacgaaatgtattttgaaaaataatcggTACCACACTTCTAAACATCCCTTCTTGTTGAtggttatattattaattaatacattattgtttttttttatcaaacccccactgtgtttttttttaaataattaaattgtcaaATGGTACATTTAGAATTTAGAAAACAACCAACAGATTTCTTAATGGAGCAAGGTCAACAAGAATCAAGGGACTAAAGTGTAAGATATCAAACATGAAGGAGTAAGTTGTGATTGCATTCAAAACCACTGAGCTAAAGAATAATTTACTATTACGTTATCCATAGAATTGGTCAATCATGAGCTTGCACCACCTTATCAATCCTGTATTTATCGATCGATCTCCTCGTGTTTTCTACCTTTTGCCTAGAACTTCCCTTCTTGTCTCTCTATAAAATTTGTCGATCTCTAGACACTGATCATATCTTTCTTAAACTCTCAAGACAGTGCCCTTCTGTAATCATCCTTGGACCAGATATTTTGAGGCATGAGAAGATCTaatctcttattattttcaatttttgcaAAGCTTGTTATATATTATTCATGAGCTTATATTCCAGtacttctgttttcttttggtgCTAGACTTTGCAGCTATATACATGGCAGAATCCGGTGACTATCCCTTGTACAGCTGCAGGAATTGTAGGAATCCACTTGCTTTCGATAGGGATCTCCTCTCTAAGGCTTACAAGGTGACGAACAACTCATTAGTCAACTGATTCTGAATTGAAAACTGATTATAATACTCTTTGAggtaagttttttatttttttttcaaatgatttggTGTGGCTAGGCAAGATCAGGGCAGGCATACATGTTCTCTCATGTGATGAACATTGTTTTGGGACAAAAAGAAGACAAGAAGATGCTAACTGGGATGTACACAGTTGCTGCTATCTTCTGCAGAAATTGTGGTCACGAGCTGGGTTGGAAATATGTGAGAGCTTTTGATCCATCACAGAGGATCAAGGAAGGGAATTTCATAGTTGAGAAATTGAAGCTTGTAAAGGAATATTAATTATTCACAACAAGAGTCATATTGAGAGAGAGATTCATATTCTAACTTAATATGTCCCATATGAAGTGGTTTTGAATTCATTTGCATTTGACTGTTTGCTACTTATAAGACTGTTTATGCTTGATTAATGTTTCGTGAAATGCTTGAAAACATTTTGTTTGTGTATTGATGTTGATTTTAGACTAAAATAAGCAAAATTAGAGACTTGAAATTAGGTTGTTTTTGCGGTCCAATATAGTACTGTGTGCATTTACTTAgacaagataaatataaaagtatttagttaattaatatatatcacagtttttatatggttttataaataaaaaaaaactttatgttaAAACCTTAGTTAGAAAAATCTATAAtttgtaaattttctttaatCTACTTTTGTAAATAATAACTACAAAAACTACTGTAATGTCAAATACACACAATGTTTggtaacaaattaaataaaagttgtttttcaaaatattttttaattgaacacacatcaaaattatatttttttatatattttttttattttcaataataatacatcaaaaccataaaaaatacataaaaaatatcaatttaatattttttaaataaaaaacattttaaaaacattttaaaatacataagtTCCGCAACATCAAACATacactaattaatatatatatatatatattgaaaaattgatattgaaatattttattattattactcaaaataaaaggactaaTATGAGCGAAAGCTGATATTATCCGAAAACCTTGTAATTAAGTTTTGAGACAATTAAAAATGAGTCTCTTTCTTGTACTAATTGTCTTTGGATGCTCTGGTTTTCCATTATCAAGtcttttttaagtaatttaatttgTGCATATAACATCTCTCTCCCTACCATACTCACAGTGACATCGTGACAAGGACTAAATAATGCGACGGTTGGGTGACCTTTTCCTTGAAGACCAAACactttttattggattatttaGTTAGAATATATCaaatattatgataataattgttttttaaaatattttttatttaaaaatatatttaaatttttttaataaaaatttatttttgatattaatatataaaataatttaaaaacatacaaaaattaattttaaacaaaacgccttaatttttttcaaaaaacatatcTGGTTACATTTTTAAATTAGCACTTGGATAACTATAAAAATGAAACTCTATCATTGCagtgtcttttaaaaaaaaattaaaaattgagatGCATCCagattttcataattatttcttaatatgaaatttttatctttttttattaaatggttAGGTTACTATCTGCAATCGGAATTATCAACTTAATTATATAAGCTCGGATATAAACAGGTTTGActataaattattcattttaaatatatgGATGATGGTAAGTGTTTAATAATCAATGTAGTGTATTTCTTCTTGAAGTGGTGTTTATAgtatatttgttgttgttttttaaagtatattttacttgaaaatatattaaaattatatttttattatttttaaaaatttatttttaatatcagtgtattaaataatataaaaacctcaaataaatattaatttaaaataaaataaataaataaaatttaatttttttaaaaaatatttttaaaacacaaaaacaaaccgaGTAAAATCTAATgtgttgaactttttttttttttttattaaacacaatcctaatgatatttttattattatatttttttttaagattatcttactttttaaaaataaaaagtaatcttCTATCTCAAAACGtatatttttcatgtgtttttaaaatattagctaatatatttttattaataaaatactaaaattcttACCAAACATCTATTTAATTGCTTTGCTTTAAAGCAAAGcaactaaagttttttttttaaaaaaaaaaacagaagaacagacaagttaataacaaaattctcttaaataattattttaagatttgaatatatgaagttaaagaataaaacatattttttaaaatttaattattatgaatATCTTAGCTATGAAACTCTACATGAGGTTGACTTGAGGCAAAATTCAAattatggattaaaaaaattaactcaatgttaTATAGTTTAACtctatttgtaaaaaaaattaaaataatgatatttaaaaaaagttaatgaatattttcatcatcaaattTCACTAAATAAATTTAGGATTTAAATGGGTAATTCAGATTAATTCCTTCACTGGTATAACTAGTAGTGGTAGaatgtgtattttttatgataaaaaaatatttttaaattttttatttaaaattatcttcatattttatattttttttatatactagtattaaaaataatgttttttaaaatattattattttgatattaaaaaaaaacatttttaaaacaaaggtATTACAcgacagcttaagctattgtaTCATATCAATAAATGCTCTCTCCACGCGCTATTTAAGGCGcgtttttctctattgattaaCAACTCCGTCCATTTCTTACAAAACCCACTCACACTTTTCAAATACTACATTTCAGTCCTTACACTTTAGAGTATTGTTAATTGTTTCAAAGCTTGATTTTCTGAAAATCATCTGTTGGCTAAGATCCATTTCTCGAGTCCCATTCATCCAAAAAATGGTTATTTTAaggtgttattttatatttgaactttatatataaattattttatcctaAATTAATGGAGTTGTGatttaatctatttaaattaatacaaacatattatacattatgctttttttttcttttcacatgaAGTTGATCATGAACCTAGATATATAGGAGGTATAGGAGGtatacttaattaaatattgtttataCATTGATAATAAAACTTAACTAACAATATACAACAAGTATTAATGTGAATTATGGAGTTTATTTAAGCAAATAGAATATTCTTGTATGAGCGGAGgatataagatttattttggatcaaaaagctaatttaatttatatttttatttgaaattatatttctttacaCCTTCTCCTCAATATCAagaggttatttttttagatttaacatGGAAAAGTACTTTCGtttctattttcaaataaaagaatCCTCATATTCTCTTCAAATTTCATTCCACCCAAATTCTCCCTTCAAATCCACAATTCTAATCCCTTTTTAACTCCGTTCTTTGATTTGGACAAAAGCATTGAGTTGGAATAATACTTTAGAAGAACACGGTAATGTTCAAACTTTAAGGATGGGAGTAAAATACTTAAACAATTATAAGGCTGAAAGTATCCTTCAACAACCCAACTCTTTTAGTGTATTGAAGGAAGCTAACCACCATGATCATCAGCTCAAAGTATTGCGCAAAAGCCTCTCTCCCTCTTCCAATCTCTCTCTCTAGGCTCTCATTAAATCATAGACTATAGTCACTAGACTACTCAAAAGCCGTGAACCCCAAGCCACAGTGGTCAGGTTAGTTCTATGCTATTCACCAGACAGTTGTACGACTTGCCTCCTCTTTTAAAGCAAGTTTCTTTATCATTTCTCGATGCTAAAAGTTTTCAGCgatgatcaaataaaattctaattatcATACACAAGCAAAGAATATAACCTCCTCTTTGAATTGCATAGGTTTGTGTAAAAATTTTCTACCTTTAATGTCTTTTTAAAGTATACCACTGTTAGTGTGTTACAGTAATGTTTTTAGTTCTAAATTTTTGATGTCCGTATTGTTTTACCCTTTCAAGCCAATCATTGTAGCTATCAAccccacaattttttttttcaaaaatggaATTTAATCTTACTTGGAATCTACACTCAAACTTTAGTCTATTCTTGCACGCTAACACTATTTTTGGCTTCTTGTCTTCCTGTTTCAGACTTTTGGGCCATCATTGAATTTGTTGTAGGTAAAGAAACTTGTGCCTTGTGGTCTTTTGCTTctctttttattcatgttttgatCACTCTAGAGTAAAGATTGCAGCTTTGGTTAAATATTGCCTCTTGGGTTTTCTTGCCGTGTGAGTGATCAATCttggatttatttgtttttcctctttttgtGTGCTTATGTTTTGTTGGTGATCAGTAAGGTGTTTAGACATTGAAACTGTTGATTAATGGCGGAATTCGTGGGTCCAAGGTTGTACAGCTGTTGTAATTGTCGAAACCATGTTTCACTTCATGATGATATAATTTCTAAGGCTTTCCAGGTGAATCACTTGAATCTTTGATGAAACTGTTGCTTGATATATCTTCTAGCTATTTTTATCACAATTAGCATTTCCTTATTCTCATCTCTTGACTTGGTCTTGATGATCATGGAATTTGATAATTGGTAGTGCCTTGTTCATCTGTGATTTAGATTTTCTGTGTAATTTGTCATTAGATTGAAATGGTTTCATTATATTTGTGATAAACGATTTGGATTATTACCTCCACATGTGTGAATCGATCCTGTTCATAGTATTTGCTCTCATCCATTGATGGCACCCTATGTAGAAAATACAGACCCTTTATCAGCTGGTTACTGCAAGAAAGTCTTTGATGATTGCTGTATCTTGAATAATGCAGAAAACACAAGAACAATAGTTGCCATTCTTTTATGTTTCTAAGATTGATGTATTCAGTTCGTCTTAGATTACTAGTTTTGTCAAGttattccatttttattttctgcTAAACATTGgaattatatatctttttatgatAGGAAGTAGTGACCAGAAATTTGTCCAATTTTCTCTTCCATAATTTTGTTCATAGGGAAGACATGGTCGAGCCTTTTTGTTCTCTCATGCGATGAATATTGTCGTGGGACCTAAAGAAGATAGGCATCTCTTGACTGGTCTCCACACTGTTGCTGATATATCTTGTGCCGATTGTCGTGAGGTGTTGGGTTGGAAGTATGAAAGAGCTTATGAGGCATCTCAGAAGTACAAGGAAGGGAAATACATATTTGAGAAGTTGAAGATTGTTAAGGAGAACTGGTAGCACCCCATCAGAGTCCCTTTAATTATTCCAGTGTTTGACTCAGCAGCTGCATTGTTGCTAGGTGATGTTCATCTTGTACATGAATTTATCAACCAATTGAAATTGTCAATTGTTCTTAGTACGTAGTTCCTTCTTGTCATGTTCCCTGTATGAAAGATGGTTGGATTCTCAATTTCCTTGTTAATAGAATTGCGATTTACCTGAAAAGGCTAATGGTGTTTTTACTCTATATTCAATCTTACCAAGTGGTAGGTATTAGTACTAGATACAAGGCTGTTCTAGTTTCTGCTTTACTTGCTGGAAGCAGATGGAA contains:
- the LOC133675326 gene encoding RNA-binding protein 1-like isoform X2; amino-acid sequence: MADSYWRYAGDSRQPQPQSMPSLTGKRPRSDYDVPSGRDLSSYYSRDDDRGALRVIRDSDSIGASYDRYLHSGTISSYGGGQSARAISGVPVRPVDDLRMVSMGSMDPGSSVKDRSMRTGSGRSEVSLPPDASSTLFVEGLPSDCTRREVSHIFRPFVGYKEVRLVSKESRHPGGDPLVLCFVDFLSPAHAATSMDALQV
- the LOC133675326 gene encoding RNA-binding protein 1-like isoform X1, yielding MADSYWRYAGDSRQPQPQSMPSLTGKRPRSDYDVPSGRDLSSYYSRDDDRGALRVIRDSDSIGASYDRYLHSGTISSYGGGQSARAISGVPVRPVDDLRMVSMGSMDPGSSVKDRSMRTGSGRSEVSLPPDASSTLFVEGLPSDCTRREVSHIFRPFVGYKEVRLVSKESRHPGGDPLVLCFVDFLSPAHAATSMDALQGYRFDEHDRDSVDLRLQFARYPGARSGGGHRGKR
- the LOC133675562 gene encoding protein yippee-like At4g27745, which codes for MAEFVGPRLYSCCNCRNHVSLHDDIISKAFQGRHGRAFLFSHAMNIVVGPKEDRHLLTGLHTVADISCADCREVLGWKYERAYEASQKYKEGKYIFEKLKIVKENW